From the genome of Litorilinea aerophila:
GGATATAGGCCACCTGGTCCACCTGGGAGAGGTGATCCAGCACCAGATTGCCGATGACGCTGCTGGGCACCTCGGCCCGGCCCAGGCTGTGAAGCGCCTCCTCGATCTGCACCACCATGTGCTCGATGGTGTCGCTGCTGATGGGGCGCTTGGTGGCCGCGATCTGGATGCCGGACAGCAGCTTTTGCCGTTCGTACGGCTCACGCCGGCCGTCGCTCTTCACCACCAGCAGGCTGGCCGCCACGTGCTCATAGGTGGTGAAACGCTGGCCACAGTGATCGCAGCGCCGACGTCGGCGAATGCTCTCACCGGCCTCTCGGGTGTCGATCACTCGATGTTGGGTGTGCCCACAGTGGGGACAGCGCATAGGCAGACTCTCTCGCTCTACAGTTCCCGTATGAGTTCCCGTGTGCGTCGCCGGATGGTGACGTGATCCAGAAGATGGAAAATCGCGGCAAAAAAACCAGCCCATCTGGAAGGGAACATCAATCCACCAAGATGGGCTCCCAGCCCCACATATAGTACTTTTGTTGTAGGTGCATACTATATGTAGCGTCAGGCAGGGCCAAAGTATAGCACAGATCGGGGGCCCTGGCAAATGCCAAACAAGTGTTCTGCCAGGGCAATTTCACCGAAAAGGGGCGCCAGCGCGAAATTTTAAGGTTGGGTAAGGAAGAGGGGAGGGATGGGGGGATAGGGGATTGAGGGATTGGGTAATTGGGTGACTGGGTGATTGGGGGGGGCAGGCATACAACCCACCTCATCCCCCAATCACCCAATCCCCGATTCTCTAATCCCCCAATTCCCCGGTCACCAAACTCCTTCAGCGGCCGTTGCTGCGGGAGCGGCGCAGGAAGGAGGGGATGTCCAGGTCATCCC
Proteins encoded in this window:
- the nrdR gene encoding transcriptional regulator NrdR, yielding MRCPHCGHTQHRVIDTREAGESIRRRRRCDHCGQRFTTYEHVAASLLVVKSDGRREPYERQKLLSGIQIAATKRPISSDTIEHMVVQIEEALHSLGRAEVPSSVIGNLVLDHLSQVDQVAYIRFASVYLDINDLNELRAEIDRLMGR